In the Candidatus Methanoperedens sp. genome, GTGGGAAGAGCGATTATCAGGGTGCTGGCATTAAGAATCCCGACAAGCATTCCGAGAGAGGTCACCGAAAGGGCGGTCCATTTATAGCTTTCCTGAATGCTGCTATTAAAGTTAGAGTTCATAGTAATTCTTACAAAAGATGAAGCCATCTTTAATAATTCTCGCATATTTAAGATTATGTGCGAATAAACCGTATTGGATACACATCTGCAGGATTCAGATGTTTTTCCTGCTAATCCTTTGGTTCTTTTAACCGGCCAGGCGTTCAATATTGAGGTATCAGTGGCACAGAGTATTTCCCATCGCTTTCAGCGATGTTGTACCCTGAAACAATGCGATAGGTATTTGTGTATCGTGAACCAAAATCTCAATTGAAGCACAAGAAATATGTACAATCAACGCAAATCCTAAAAAAGAGAATAAAATAACATCTCAAAATAAGGTGGTATTTTTCATGAATGTCACAGATGCACTGAATTCCCGTTATAGTACACGCGCCTTTAGACCCGATCAAGTGGATAAGGAAACGATCCTCAATATCCTGGAAGCTGCGACCCGCGCGCCCTCATGGGCCAATACACAGCCGTGGGAAATATTTGTTGCCGGTGGAGAAGTGTTAAACAGGATACGCGGGGAATATCTGGCAAATTTCCAGAATGGCGTGCCCGGTAAACCGGATGTGGTGGCGCCGCAGAAATGGCCCCCAGCCATGAAAAAGCGTATGGAAGAGCTGGGAGAGACACGCTTTAATATCGCCGGAATAAAGCGTGATGATAAAGCGGCTAGACATGCCATTTTTGAAATGAACTATAAGTTTTTCGGAGCGTCGGTAGTCATTTACCTGTGCATGGATCGCAGCCTTACACCGTGGTCGATATTTGATATTGGAATGTTGGCTCAGAGTATTATGTTAGCATCGCAGGAACATGGTCTGGGCTCGATCCCGGCTTATATGCTGGTATCCTACCCTGATCTTATTCGCACAGAACTGGAAATTCCGGAACACCTCTCTATTATAATAGGTATAGCGCTTGGCTATAGTGATATACAACATCCGCAGAATAAGTTCAGGAGCCCCAGGCGGCCAATCCTGGAAGTTGTCAGGTTTAAGGGGTTCGGTTAAATTAACATGGCATTCTACGTTTTCAAATCAAGCTAATTTTGGATTGGTTCCAAATATTCCATTAATACTTTTTCGATATTCTTTCATCCGTAAGAATGAATCCTGTGCAGCATCACACTGATGCACCGCGGGATTTATCGAAGCAAAGTCTTAAAATACATTCAAAGGACAATTCAGATAGGGAGGAATTTATGAAAAAGTCCCGAGGTGCAAAAACTCTTGTTTATCCTATCCCGGTTTGGGTCATAGGAACGTATGGCAAAGACAGAAAACCGAACGTAGCGACCATAGCCTGGGGTGGCATTTGCTGCTCCGATCCTCCGTGCGTCGCTATCTCTCTTCGGAAAGCGACGTATTCGTATGGCAATATCATGGAACGAAAGGCTTTCACGGTCAATGTTCCTTCTGAACAATACATCAGGGAAGCGGATTATTTCGGAACTGTCTCAGGCAAAAGCGTGGACAAGTTCAGCGAAGCAGGGCTCACCAGCGTCAAGAGTGACCTTGTCGATGCTCCATACGTGAAAGAATTTCCTATTGTTCTGGAATGTAAACTGATCCGTTCCATTGAAATAGGGTTGCACACGCAGTTTATAGGCGAGATCATGGACGTCTTGGAAGACGAACTCGTGCTGGCAGATAATGGGCTTACTGATATCGAAAAATTAAAACCGATCATATTTGCTCCGGATATTGCGAGCTATTATGGAATCGGCAAATATCTTGGAAAGGCATTTTCCATGGGGAAGAGATAAGGGAAATCCCATTATTTAAATTTAAGGCGCCAGGATGTGCCGGACGACCTCATGTTTTGGGCCCTCATCCACAAGATACAGGCCTCGAAGCCCCTCATTTTGCCGTGCGATTTTTACTAAAATTAGTAAAGCTCTCTTCGCTACTTTTATTAATGGAAAGACTAATCAAACATCAGATGAAGCTCGCGGAATCATCGGCTTTCAGGGTGGCAATTTTGGTGTCACCAGCCTTATTTATCCTGATCCTCACAGTAATGATTTCGTTAGTGACGGGGCATCCCCAAGGATTGTTCCTGTCCCGTTCAATCAGGGCTATGCTGGTAAGATTTGTTCTGGTTACGATTATATTCATAGCACCTGTTTTGATATTGCCCAGACTTCTTGCTCTGGTGGTGAACAGGGCGAAGAATGAAGGGCGATTCGGACAGTTTGTCAAGGCCGCATCAGACCCCTATCCAAAATTGAGCAAGCTTGATGCGTGGGTTATCAGACCACTGCAAGGTATCGGTCTATCTATGATCTTTGCTGAGAGACTGGTGAATTTATTAGAGTTCCTTCCGGTCCGCCTGGTTCTCTTCTTTATGGGCAGTGCATTAGTTTCCCTTTTTCTCTCAGTGGTTTGGGGGTTGGATGATTTAGGCATCAGGATCTACAGCAGAAGAACGGGTGAAGTATATATGGCTGGCAGAAGCATTGGCACAGTCCTGCCTTTGATCGGTGGTGCAATCGGAATATCCAGCTTGTTTCACCTTGGTTCTCCTCTAGATGCCTTAACTGAACTTTTCGAAATCGTTATGGTACTCTATCCATCGTACTTGTTCTTCGTTATTTTCCATCAGGAATTCATTAGAAAGCGAATGGCATCTTTATCGGAAAGACTTCTTTTGAAAAGAATAGAAACGAACTTAAGGTGATGAGAAATTGTTCCGGAAATTGTTTGAGATGATAATGAATGATAATATTGAAAGATGTGGTTTTGAAGAAAGATTTTTCTGATCCGAAAGTTAGCATGCATTTTGAGAACCATGGAAGGATAGGATAACATCGGAATGATTAAAAATAGAATATTGATCAAAACAATTCATGCTTTTTAAGTTTCACTCAGTCTTTCTAATGCCTGTCTATTTGACAGCGCAATTTTTTTTAATCTAAAACACTCTTTCAACTTTTGTTTTTGTATAATAATCAAAGAATTTGATATAGCCCCTTTTCCTGAAAAATAACACTCCGATCAGGAAATCCAGCGGAAGCAAAAATACTTTCCCGATATTCCTTGTAGCACTTTCTAGAATTGTGATTTTATCGCCATTTGCCTTTACTACCCGGATGTTCATAACATATTTTCCAATCGTCTGGCCATTATAGGCTTCCATAATTACAAAAGAAGCATATGCAAATTGAAGGGCCAATTGAAGATATATTATGACAAGGAAAGTGTGGACATCAAATTTTAGCCCATTGCTAAATGCAAAGAAAAGGGCCACACCCACAAACAAGAATAGTGCGAAATCTATGAATGATGCTACAGCTCTTCTCACCAATGTTTGAGCAGAAAAGGTATTGTTCCCGTCATTTTTGATTATTTCCTTCGCATCTTTCCATAATCTTGCATCAACTTCCTGGAGCATACCGTGGGTAATTTTCCCGTACTCTGAAAGTCTGTAATTCTTTTTCTCGGTAAGTTCAATGAAACCTTTCATCTTCCTTAAATGAAAATTCAGGTTCCCTTCCTCTATATTCAGTGTGTGCAGGATCTCTGTGTACGACATCTCTATGTTTTCATGAAGAAGAGATATTATTTCTGCCCTGATTTCATGAGAAAGAACTTTAAAAAACTCTACTGTCTTTAGTTCTTTTATTTGTTCAATTGTCATTTTGTGATTAGTACGCCTTATTTTATCGTTATAGCCTTTAATCTTTATGTTTAATAATTAATTTTCTTCCTGTGCTGCAAAAACATTTGTTTTGGAGATTTTATTTTTGTTCCTGATACACAATTATTTTTTTTCTTGAATAATTATAAATATGGTGAATCCTAATGAATGAAAATGGCTTTTAGCCAAGAGGTATGATATGAAGATACGAAACCCAGTTTTTAGTTTAGCAATATTAGCGATGATGACGACCCTCTTCATCGGGGCCGTTATGGCACAAGAAGCGGGCCCGGCTCTGAACGGAAATGCTCTTATGATGAAGGGATGGATGGATTATTCAGAATGGTTCGTGATTGTTACGCTTTTTCCTACCATAATAATGATGCTCTTTATCGCGCTCAGCCTTCATATCGCCAGACCCATGGTCTTACGATATCTAAACAGGATGACTCTCCGGCTCGGTGCTGATTTACTATGGGAGGGATGGATAATAGGAAGAGATGTTTTAATACTCTCCGCTGTTGGTCTTTTAGGGGTAATGATCGTTCCAAGGGTACAGTCTGATTGGAACACTGGCGTTTTTATACCGGCTTTCGTGCTTGGTATCATAACGCTGGTGTACAAGCTTGCCACTGATACGGATGCGAACAAGACCAAATACATGGTCGCAACGGGGCTTACGGCTCTGACACTTGTCGCTGTACTGGTTCCATATTCAATCGGACCGCTCTGGGAATCAAAAGGCTCCGACTTTTTTATGAGCACATATTTAATTCCTTTATCGAATGCAGATACAATTAAGGATGTAAAAACTGCAATGGACGATGCCGTAAATGCAGCGCAAAAGGGAGACAATTCAACTGCCCTCACTAAAGCACAGGAAGCCGCTGCAGCCCATGATAGACTGGGAGACAGTTTGAAGGCATGGGACTCCGCGAAATCTTCGCAGATCGATGATGCATTTAATGCCCTGACGGATGCCGCCAAGAAAGGCGATGTTGCAGGACTGGAGGCTGCTCAAAATACAATCAACCAGATATTAAATGAATATGAAGCGACACTTGGTGTGTTGGGATGAAACATCCACTTTCCGAAGATGACCTCTTAAGGTCACTTCTGGAGGATTTGTATGCCCAGATATAACGTATATGTCAACCAGTCCCAGTGCTTCGCCTGCGGCATATGCGAGGACATGTGTCCCCGCAGGGTGTTCAGGTTAAAACCCACGGATTTTAAGGGGCCCGAGTATGAAGAAAGGATCCCTCAGTGGATGGGGACGATCACAGAGGTGGTCGCCGAGGACATGTGTTTTGGCTGCCGGCTATGTGAGAACCAGTGTCCTGTGGGGATAATCGAAATAACCAAAAGGGAGGTCTAAAAAATGTATCTAGACATTGAAAAACATGCTGACAGCAGGCTCGTAAAACCCGTTGCACGGGAATGCTGTGTTTACTGTGGCGCGTGCGTGTGCGTGAACCCAAGCCCCGGCGTAGGTTTTGAAAACGGGGAGCTGGTCTTCGATGAAGATAGCATCATGTTCGATAAAGACCTGCTGGTCTGCCCGGTCATAAACAGCAACCACTCAACAACATACCCCAAACCTCCTGTGGCAAAAGGTCAGACCGTGGATGAGCTTCTAGGTCCCTATCTTGAAATTTGTTCTACGAAAAGTACGGATGAGAAAGTTCTGAAAAAAGCACAGATCGGAGGTACTGTTACCTCTCTGCTTCTACAGGGGATGAAGGATGAGGTCATAGATTCAGCCCTCCTTGTCGATAAAGACAAAGGATGGATCGGAAAACCCAGACTTGCCACAACACCTGAAGAAATCCTCGAATCCGCAGGGACCAAGCTTTCAGAGGCATCTGTTCTCACCTGCTGGCGGGATGCGATCAAAGCGGGATTTAAGAAGCTTGCCATAGTGGGCATGCCCTGTGTAACCATAGCAGAGCACCTCATTGACGGATCCCCTGATTTCAAAGAGTTTGGTGACGTACATAAGCTGAAAATAGGAATATTCTGCATGGAGGCTTTCAATTACCGCGGGCTCTTCACGGAATTTCTGAAGGATAACCAGAAAATAAAACCATCCAATATCCAGAAAGTAGATGTAAAAGGCAAGATGATAATCCAAGAAATAACGGTTGAGGATAAGATTGCAGTACATACCTATAGCTTAAAAGAACTCCATAAATACGGCCTGCTTGGCTGCCTTCCCTGCCATGATTATGCTGCTGAATATGCTGATATCTCAATAGGGTCTGTGGGAAGCGAAGATGGCTGGAATACCACGATTGTCAGGACTGAACTTGGGAAAAAATTATTGGATTCGGCAGTGGCATCAGGGCTTCTGGCAAAAAAAGAATTGAAAGACCTCGAACATCTGAGAAAAGTAGCCGCGCTTAAAAAGGGATTAAAAATCGGTGAGAAAACAAGAGAACCACCATCAAAAGTAACCAGGGACTGGATTGTCGCTGAAACAGCAGTACAGGATTATACATATCCCGAAATTTTAAAGCCGATTATAAAAGAAATCGCCAAAGAGAAAGGATCACAGGCCCTTTGGTAAAGATAATGATATAATTTTGACAAGGCTTTTTATGGATTGAAAGATAAATTACATTTAGAGAAGCTGCCTAACGGGAGGATCGTATGCGTGTAAAAGTAATATGTGGAGCTATAATCGGCTTAATGTTTATGTGGATAATTCCGATGGTGCAGGGCGCAGGGGAATTTCAGATCAGCTATTCCTGTGCCAATTGCCATAAGGACAGGTATGATGAATGGTCGCGTTCGATGCATGCCCTGGCCGTAAGTGACCCGATATTCGAGGCAGAATACCTACGTGCTCTTCAATCCGACCCGAAATACAGTAGTTATTGTCTGACATGCCACTCCCCCACAACGCGGATAACCAACGATTTCAACCTGACTAAATCGATATCCGTTGAAGGTATTACCTGTAGTTTTTGCCATACAGTGACTGCGGTTGAGAATAATAATTATACGTTTAACCAGAACAACCCCATGCAGGGCCCCTATAAGGATTCAAAGACCGATGCACATGCATCGACATACTCCGAATTGCATACAAAATCAGAGTTCTGTGCAGGATGCCATGATTTCGCGATCAACGGTGTGCCGATCTCACGGACATATACTGAATGGAAAGAAGGCCCCTATGCAGCAGAGGGCAAGCAATGCCAGGACTGCCACATGGAGACAAAAAATGGGGTTGCAGCGAAGAACGGGACAATGCGGGATCAGGTCTACCAGCACTTCTGGTATGGCGGGCACACAGGGCAATTCTTACAAAATGCATTCCAGATAGAATCCATAGTCCAGAGGACTGGAAATAGGGTCAAAGTTACGCTCAATATCACAAACAATAATGTTGGTCACATGATTCCAAGCGGTTTACCCTCACGAAAGGTTGTCCTGGATTTTAAGGCAAGTGATGAGAAAGGGCAGGCGATATTCAGCGACCAGAGGATCTATACCAAGACACTTATAGACCAATATGGAAATGAAGTGGCAGATTTCTGGAAGGCAGCATCTATATCTAAGGATAATAGATTCAAGCCAAGAGAGAGCAGAGCTGAGATGTTCGAGTTTGATGTGCCGGACGGCACCGGCAAACTGGATACTCAGACGACCTTAACTTATCAGTTAGAAGCTGAGATTATCACTATGGAACCTGAATCCATAAACGTAGAATTGGCAAATATAACCAATATCACGCAGTGGGGGACACCCGTGAAGGTAACCCCAAAAGCGTCTGGCCCGGGATTGATCGCATCGATTACGTCTCTGACAGCGGCCGCTCTGTTATTGTGGAGAAGAAAAAAGCTTTAGAGATCGAAATGGGATAAGAACAATTCTCATTTCTGGAGCAGACTTCCAAGTCAATTAGCGGTATAAAAAAGAGGCTGTGGAAAAGATTTCCACCGATCTCCTGGGAGATAGTGGAACCGTTCAGGACAGCATGGAACTAAAACTGAATAAAGATGAATATACCGTTGGATATGCAAGGGTAAGTGGCGGAGCTCTAATTTTGACGAATTTCAGGCTCTTAATAGACCGCGGGTTCAAGGTATTCGGAAAAAAGACAAAATCAATCCAAATAAAAGATATCACTGATTTGAAATTTAATAAGAGCTTTTTATTTGGAACAGGCATCGATATGAAATATATTGAAGAAAACAGGGAATATGCCGTTTTTATTGAATTTACGGTCTCAACAGAAGCTAAAGAGATCATGGATAAGATGCGCTCCCTGCAGAAAGGAGAGATTCTGGCGCCTTTTGATGTTCCAAAAGGAGAGATGGGAAGGATCTCATTGGAAGAAGCGGAGCAAATTGCGCTGAAATTCATGGGAAGCAGAGCCAAAAACCTTGAAGTTGATGAAATAAGACACATTGCAGGAGCATGGAATATTATCCTGTCGAATCAGGAAAAATATGCTGTTGTGGTTAGCGATGATGGGACAGTAGAAGCATGGAAAAAGCTAACTAAGATTTAAACCTCTCTCAGGTTGCCGGTTGTTTTGATTAATATGAGGTTGGCAGCAAAAAAGTTTTTAAATGTTGGGTTAGGATGGTGGTGGTAATTGTTCCTGCCAACCTCGCAATCAGATGATATTACCTAAAGGATGATAAGCTATTTGGGTTATTATCATTTTGTGAGAATGGGCTACAAATCGATTTTCTGGAAATATGATAAAAAACCGTTGGAAATATAATGTTGTCAAGGGTTATTTCCATTCCTTTATAACTTCAGCGAAAGGGACAACAATGCATAGCCCTGCCAGAGCCTTTAAACTTGCCTCATGCATCTCCTTGTCCCTGGATGATACGCAGTCTTTTAGAACAACAGGATAAAAACCCCTGTTTGAGGCATCCCTTGCACTTGAAGAAATGCCAAATTCCGTAGATATGCCCGTGAAAACAATGGCGTCAATGCCTTTATTCCTGATCATGTACTCGACATGAGTGTCTATGAATATGCTAGCTGTATGCTTTTTGATTACCAGGTCATTGTCCAGAGGAGCAACATCTGCGGGAATATCAGCATCAGAAGTTCCTGGTTTCAAAAATTCCGGCAATTTGGCAGGGTCATCGACACCGTACCTTTTCATCATAATATAAATTGACCATGATGAATTAGAATCCGCCGGTAATGGTGTGATCTTTGTATAAATAATGGAAATCCCTCTTTTCCTTGCTGCATGTATGACGGTTTTTAAATTTCCAAGGAATTCATCTTTATCAAATATACTGTTGACGAGGGCATTCTGGACATCCCATACCACAAGTGCTGTGTGTTCAGGAGCAACTATTTCCTTTAGGGTTTCGTAGATCGTTTTATTATGAAATCTTTTCGTGTATAGATACCTCCCTTTTTTTCAATGTATATACACCCCATAACGCACTTTCTCTCCCCCCGGAAGAGATATGCTGGTTCCAATCCCATTCGTTCCAAGAGATAGTTAAAATAACAATCATAATAGCATTAATACTTTGCTTTTATATCTCTTTCAACTTACCTGGTCCTCAAATAGTTGGGTAGTAGCAAAAGAAATAAATAGCTTAAAGTTTAATCATTCTTGAATGAAATATATATATATAGTGTTACTTGCTTCTATTTTGATACTAAGTGGATGTACTGGCACCACAACCGATGGGTCTCTGCAGATTAAAACTGAGGAATTGCCGCAATGGATCTCTGGAGGGACTGCTACATACAAACCTGAAGTCACGGGAGGAAAACCCCCATATAACTTTTCAATTGGTGATGGAACGTCTCTTCCGCCAGGATTCAACATGGGACCAGACGGAACTATTGGAGGAGGTGGTACTCTTGCGCCAGGATCATCAAAAAGTATTTCGCAGCCATTCATGTTTGTTGTGACAGATAGCGCTGGAAATACGGCAAAAATCTCATACACTATAGTCATCACAGAACCGCCAATTGGAATTGTCCCGCAGGAAGTGGCATGCACCGTAAATCAAAGATGTAATGAAGTGATTGCGACAGCGACACGAGGAAATCCGCCGTACACATTCCAATCAGATACATTCCGGGAAGGCGCTCCACCGCTTGGAACAATCATTGATGTGAACGGCAGACTTACAGGAATACCGACGCAGGCAGGAGAATACACAGTTGGAGTTTGTGTAAAAGACACAGTGGCAAATTCAAAATGCGGGCATGCAACAGTGATCATCACTGAAGAAAACAATAATAGAATCAATGGAACAATATGGAAAGGAAGTTATTCAGAAAAAGAAACCAGCGAAGCATGTGTCAATACAAATAGCGGAACATTGGCATGGAACTTGAAAATCAGCGGAGATTCATTCAGTGGGACTGTTACTGATGATGGAGCAAGTATTTCATCGACCTGTGCGGGAGCAGAAACTGGCAGCTTTACAACATCCGGGACTGTCACAGGAACAATTTCAGGAGACTCATTCACAGGAACAATGGTTCTTAGCGGGGCAGGAGGAACATATAATCTTCCGGTACAGGGAACCATCACTGATGATACGATCACAGCGACATATACGGGAACAGGAGCATTTTCAGATGGTTCAAGTACGACATATGTTGGCTCATTCACATTGAAAAGACAGTGATTCAAACGCCGAGCATCCGCTGGGATGATTGTGGGAGTATCAAGGCCATTGCAGCCGTAATTTCATTTTTT is a window encoding:
- a CDS encoding nitroreductase codes for the protein MNVTDALNSRYSTRAFRPDQVDKETILNILEAATRAPSWANTQPWEIFVAGGEVLNRIRGEYLANFQNGVPGKPDVVAPQKWPPAMKKRMEELGETRFNIAGIKRDDKAARHAIFEMNYKFFGASVVIYLCMDRSLTPWSIFDIGMLAQSIMLASQEHGLGSIPAYMLVSYPDLIRTELEIPEHLSIIIGIALGYSDIQHPQNKFRSPRRPILEVVRFKGFG
- a CDS encoding flavin reductase family protein, which gives rise to MKKSRGAKTLVYPIPVWVIGTYGKDRKPNVATIAWGGICCSDPPCVAISLRKATYSYGNIMERKAFTVNVPSEQYIREADYFGTVSGKSVDKFSEAGLTSVKSDLVDAPYVKEFPIVLECKLIRSIEIGLHTQFIGEIMDVLEDELVLADNGLTDIEKLKPIIFAPDIASYYGIGKYLGKAFSMGKR
- a CDS encoding RDD family protein, which produces MTIEQIKELKTVEFFKVLSHEIRAEIISLLHENIEMSYTEILHTLNIEEGNLNFHLRKMKGFIELTEKKNYRLSEYGKITHGMLQEVDARLWKDAKEIIKNDGNNTFSAQTLVRRAVASFIDFALFLFVGVALFFAFSNGLKFDVHTFLVIIYLQLALQFAYASFVIMEAYNGQTIGKYVMNIRVVKANGDKITILESATRNIGKVFLLPLDFLIGVLFFRKRGYIKFFDYYTKTKVERVF
- a CDS encoding 4Fe-4S binding protein, translating into MPRYNVYVNQSQCFACGICEDMCPRRVFRLKPTDFKGPEYEERIPQWMGTITEVVAEDMCFGCRLCENQCPVGIIEITKREV
- a CDS encoding Coenzyme F420 hydrogenase/dehydrogenase, beta subunit C-terminal domain — its product is MYLDIEKHADSRLVKPVARECCVYCGACVCVNPSPGVGFENGELVFDEDSIMFDKDLLVCPVINSNHSTTYPKPPVAKGQTVDELLGPYLEICSTKSTDEKVLKKAQIGGTVTSLLLQGMKDEVIDSALLVDKDKGWIGKPRLATTPEEILESAGTKLSEASVLTCWRDAIKAGFKKLAIVGMPCVTIAEHLIDGSPDFKEFGDVHKLKIGIFCMEAFNYRGLFTEFLKDNQKIKPSNIQKVDVKGKMIIQEITVEDKIAVHTYSLKELHKYGLLGCLPCHDYAAEYADISIGSVGSEDGWNTTIVRTELGKKLLDSAVASGLLAKKELKDLEHLRKVAALKKGLKIGEKTREPPSKVTRDWIVAETAVQDYTYPEILKPIIKEIAKEKGSQALW
- a CDS encoding multiheme c-type cytochrome, coding for MWIIPMVQGAGEFQISYSCANCHKDRYDEWSRSMHALAVSDPIFEAEYLRALQSDPKYSSYCLTCHSPTTRITNDFNLTKSISVEGITCSFCHTVTAVENNNYTFNQNNPMQGPYKDSKTDAHASTYSELHTKSEFCAGCHDFAINGVPISRTYTEWKEGPYAAEGKQCQDCHMETKNGVAAKNGTMRDQVYQHFWYGGHTGQFLQNAFQIESIVQRTGNRVKVTLNITNNNVGHMIPSGLPSRKVVLDFKASDEKGQAIFSDQRIYTKTLIDQYGNEVADFWKAASISKDNRFKPRESRAEMFEFDVPDGTGKLDTQTTLTYQLEAEIITMEPESINVELANITNITQWGTPVKVTPKASGPGLIASITSLTAAALLLWRRKKL
- a CDS encoding cysteine hydrolase codes for the protein MVWDVQNALVNSIFDKDEFLGNLKTVIHAARKRGISIIYTKITPLPADSNSSWSIYIMMKRYGVDDPAKLPEFLKPGTSDADIPADVAPLDNDLVIKKHTASIFIDTHVEYMIRNKGIDAIVFTGISTEFGISSSARDASNRGFYPVVLKDCVSSRDKEMHEASLKALAGLCIVVPFAEVIKEWK